The Mytilus galloprovincialis chromosome 7, xbMytGall1.hap1.1, whole genome shotgun sequence genome has a window encoding:
- the LOC143083279 gene encoding uncharacterized protein LOC143083279, which produces MKTEDKTKDEYNCRGISCKYGATCLIQNGVKNGCVCGMKCENFKGDPVCGSDGILYENLCHLQLEACSLQVNISLDSSNKCLQNDNNPLNSLQQCKTSYPYWTPWSLWIQSGDKEFRFRYCKRSGSYLLADDSCNDPQMQVRQCNRRETRACRSMTGKTTQEYEYSCSGVQLSEISRIDDIFPHLLDEVLDCEYSLYDIGIAKFIHKKWTIDDLDAKGDKNVWCRNRDRFVPFFDSTKQCSGTLEKFCQESEKCIRKKKNILKSKGNLKHNCWKKFLLGDQLPTGFPGIYDKYFICQRFAQDDTYIGSTSRKAFYGTVYDTKQRIPLMSFGRLRNLSDTSKPLMKFMIEKGLVSTKKHKSVVSTVYNWLNGAEGKGMFYDNGEISICKLGQFQAVNTDYERAEYKMQQLLPHSLTGNDVREKIATYTLTNTAPIHSSLHGMWETALSTARTFAVEKCGIPVLLNPVRRQRNRVSRDHPEMYVISGAVSLNDDDSTIGNGVAVPYLFWFAGCCIKGADTASYALYARNVPDSVVISAPVAQLEILLSDIYNTTSNKTIKLFPAYDDICGSIKSDISGQIKL; this is translated from the exons ATGAAAACAGAGGACAAAACCAAAG ATGAGTATAACTGCAGAGGCATTTCGTGCAAATATGGTGCTACTTGTCTTATTCAAAACGGCGTTAAAAACGGATGTGTCTGTGGTATGAAATGTGAGAATTTCAAAGGCGATCCTGTTTGTGGTTCCGACGGCATACTATATGAAAACCTTTGTCATTTGCAGCTAGAGGCCTGTAGTCTTCAGGTCAATATATCGCTGGATTCTTCTAATAAAT GTCTCCAAAATGATAACAATCCACTAAATTCATTACAACAATGTAAAACATCAT ACCCTTATTGGACACCGTGGTCACTCTGGATACAGTCAGGTGATAAAGAGTTCCGATTTAGGTATTGTAAACGTTCCGGTTCATATTTACTAGCAGACGACAGTTGTAACGACCCACAGATGCAGGTTCGACAGTGTAACAGACGAGAAACAAGAGCATGCAGATCTATGACAGGAAAAACAACACAAGAATACGAATACTCGTGCAGCGGAGTTCAATTATCTGAGATATCTAGAATTG ATGATATTTTCCCTCATTTACTCGATGAAG TGTTAGATTGTGAATACTCATTATACGATATAGGAATAGCAaaatttatacacaagaaatGGACAATCGATGATCTTGATGCAAAAGGTGACAAAAACGTTTGGTGTAGAAATAGGGATCGTTTTGTTCCATTTTTCGACTCAACGAAACAGTGCTCTGGAACCTTAGAAAAGTTTTGTCAAGAATCAGAAAAATGTATTcgcaagaagaaaaatattttaaagtctaAAGGTAACTTGAAACACAACTGTTGGAAAAAGTTTCTTCTTGGTGATCAGCTACCAACGGGGTTTCCAGgaatttatgacaaatatttcatttgtcagcGCTTTGCACAGGATGATACGTATATAGGATCTACGTCAAGGAAGGCTTTCTATGGAACTGTATATGATACAAAACAACGGATTCCTCTGATGTCTTTTGGACGACTACGAAACCTTTCTGATACTTCAAAACCACTAATGAAGTTTATGATTGAAAAGG gtCTGGTGTCAACAAAAAAGCATAAAAGTGTTGTATCGACAGTATATAACTGGCTAAATGGTGCAGAAGGAAAAGGAATGTTTTACGACAATGGTGAAATTTCAATTTGTAAACTAGGCCAATTTCAGGCTGTAAACACCGATTATGAAAGAGCAGAGTACAAAATGCAACAACTTCTTCCACACAGTCTCACAGGAAATGACGTTAGAGAGAAAATAGCAACATACACACTAACCAATACGGCGCCAATTCACTCATCATTACATGGAATGTGGGAAACTGCTTTGTCAACAGCGCGTACTTTCGCCGTCGAAAAGTGTGGAATTCCAGTACTTTTAAATCCCGTGAGGAGACAACGTAATAGGGTTTCGCGTGACCATCCAGAGATGTATGTAATATCAGGTGCAGTATCATTAAACGATGACGACAGCACAATAGGGAATGGGGTAGCTGTTCCGTATTTGTTTTGGTTTGCCGGATGCTGCATCAAAGGCGCAGACACTGCTTCATATGCTTTATATGCTAGAAATGTTCCTGACAGCGTTGTTATATCTGCTCCAGTCGCCCAGCTAGAAATTCTTTTATCAGATATTTATAACACTACTTCGAACAAAACAATCAAACTGTTTCCAGCGTATGATGATATTTGTGGTAGCATTAAAAGTGATATTTCAGGTCAGATAAAATTATGA